tatttatttagCCTATATTTTGAATGACTTTATCATGTTTACAGATATCAACAGCGGTGatgaaaacgaaataattacTGCACTCCGTGCACTTAAGATTTTCACCAAGAAATGTTATTGGGGCAAAAGAGGCATCCATATCAATGCAGATTATTCAAATGTTATTCCCAAGCTGGTTCAATTCCTCAGTAGTGTCGACAAGTATGTTGTGTCTTTAACTTGTTTTCCAAACATTTCCTTGTgacatttttatgttttagacCTGATCTTCAGATGGATTCAGCCGAGGTTCTCACCAACATTGCGTCAGGCACATCTGATCAGGCCAAAGCAGTTGTCAGTGCTGGGGCTGTGGCTGGGATCATTTCTATGGCGTGTTCACTTGATCCACGTGTGGCTGAGAGTGCTGGTTGTGATCTCGCATGGCTTGCCTCAAAAAGACAAGAGCTATGTGAGGAAATCATCAAGCCGTTGCTAATGTTGATTAAACCCGACTCTCCAGTATGTTCATTTTTAGATTCAcctttgttaatttttaaataattgttttcattattaGGTTACATTATTGCAAAGAGTCATATACGCTTTGATCACCTTTTGTCAATTTATCAATATAAATCCACCCACTTTCATTCTTCCCGCCCTGGCCCACAGTCCACCCACTTTCATTCTTCCCGCCCTGGCCCACCTTCTCCACCACAACGACGAGACGATCATCACCGATGCTTGCCatgcttttatttattttcaaggcTCCGACGAAGTAATTCAAGAAGTTGTCAACGCCGGAGTCGTCCCTCGGCTCGTCGCTCTATTGCAAGACAGAGAAGTTGCCATCGTCCCCTGTCCGAATCATTGCGCGATCTTCTCCATTTTGAGAACTATCGGCAATATTACTTCAGGCACATTTGATCAAGCCAAAGCTGTTGTAAGTGCTGGGGCTGTTACTcccttaatttcttttttgggttcaCATCGAGATGTGGCCGAGGAAGCTCTATTTGCTCTCAGTAATATTGCCGGTTTTGGACCAGAGCTTAGAAATTGTGTTTTCGAGCAAGGCATCAATAGGCCTTTGCTCTCATTGATTAAACCCGACAGTCCAGACGTAAGTTAATTTTCATAATAACCCTTGTACTTCTGAACATTTAGtaattgatttcattgttAGATAAAATTATTGCGCATGGTCACTTGGACTTTGTGCAGCTTATGTCATAGTCATGAGGAGAGTCCACTTACTGTCCCTGTCATTCAACAGCTTCTTACCGGCCTGGCCCATCTTAGCCACCACAACAACGACGATGAAATTCTCACCGCCGCTTGCAAGGCTCTTTCGAACCTCGAGATGAACATCGTTGAGAACAAGAAGGCAGCCGCAATCGAATCTGACATTACTGCCCTCAATGCCTTAAGTTCCAAAACGCTGGCTATACTGGAGCGGTACTTATTCCCCAcagaagtaaattttttttttcgttctgttTCGATGATTGCAAAAACTGCTCATATTCAAAGTGTTTGTGTTGACAACTTAACCATAActgagatttttttaaatctagtttttaatttgaaatgtttttgtgcatttttcatttttttttaaattttgacagTTGTCCAATGGAGAGTCCAAGTTGGCGCCATCAACATCGTAGATAGAGTGGCAATTACGAATTCAGAAACCAGCCATCTCAAGCCCCCTGAAGGTTTctcattcaaaatatttaatttagaactaaaattctatttctattctaaaatcaatttatttttttaatttaaacctcaaattagtttttatgCATGAGAATTTGTATGTATTGTTCACTTCCTTCAACGCTATCTTCATCATAAGTTTTGGccttttaaagtttcatttccCACATTGCATTTAAATCGCAAGTTGCCATTTGCTTTCATTCATGTCCATGCACgatcttctttcctctttctcaATGCGCGATAAACGAGCAATACAAAACAACTCGATCAACTGTAGGACATTTGATTCGTTTGATGTTGTCGCAAGTTTTTTTCGATGGGGCCGTTTTGAGGTCACAGAACGAACATTAATTTGGATTGCCCCCTCACTTTCCAAACGGAAACAGTCCTCCAACGTTTCATGCGTTCCAACGTTCCGCTTCGATCAACTTCAATTCGACTGCAACGATCATCTCTTCATCTACGACGGAGCTCACGCCACCGGCGTTTACAAGGTACTACTATCCATCATTGATTGTTTAGAGAGTACATTAATTACTTTTTCCCTGACTGATAGGCCGACCTGTCGTGTCGTCACACGCGTCAAAGCGTCGGCACAATAACCACACGAACCAATTTTGTCACGCTCAAATACTTCACAGATGCTTGGGGCACTGAGACCAGCGGATTTCATCTTGTCACCGCAATCAAAGATAAGTAAATCCGgcgtttttaacatttcaattcaattttttttaaacaatttaacaatttCGTAGCCGAATATGTTTGCCGGGATTACCGATGCGCTCAAAAGGATTTCTGCATTTCCACCGATTTGCTCTGCGTTGGGGTAGGATGGCGTCAATCACTTCGGCGATAACACGGACGAAACGTCACTCTGCGCAGACAGCGATCAACATTTCAAGATCCTCGGACTGAATTTGCCGGTCTTTAGAGCAGTGGCCGGAAGTATCGGTGTTGTCATTCTCTGCGCAGTGACGGCCATtatcgtcgtctgctgctgtcgGAGGAAGAAACCGCCTACAACTTTTGgtaaattataaaattgtttCTAATTGCAAAACCGAATAATAGATATTATTGAACACGACAACagctggagcagcagcagcaagtagTGGCAATAACGGTCGACTAGTCGACGATGGCAACCAGCAGCAAAAACCCATTGCCAATTTGTTGTCCAACGATTCTGCTGTCAAAATGCCActgcccaccaccaccactacaccCGGTGGGTACATGACACTTCCGTTGAATAAATCATCAGCAGTCACGATGTCGGGAAACCGGCATCCCCCTGCAATCGATCAGGGCCATTTTCTTCGACGAGTCACAACAATGGGAATGCAGCTGCTGGCAcatctcagcagcagcaattctCCTACCATCACTCGCAACAGTTCAGCACATTGCAGAGGCACCACCATCAACAACACGACAACAGTTCATCtgctcaacagcagcagtttcAACTTTTGGTGCCTGGCAATATGAAAATGGCCGTCTCGGACAGGTAACTAGCcttcttttaaattcattattcaAGACCATTTTTATGCAATTTGTCTTTGTCAAATTTTAGTGACGGAGCATCAAACAATAAAGACGAATGGTTCGTCTAATTTTGGTGAGTTGACATTTGGTACGTGATTAAAT
The sequence above is a segment of the Daphnia pulex isolate KAP4 chromosome 11, ASM2113471v1 genome. Coding sequences within it:
- the LOC124207462 gene encoding importin subunit alpha-2-like isoform X2 — encoded protein: MEMCKNYLTAAANLKIEGIVNDINSGDENEIITALRALKIFTKKCYWGKRGIHINADYSNVIPKLVQFLSSVDKPDLQMDSAEVLTNIASGTSDQAKAVVSAGAVAGIISMACSLDPRVAESAGCDLAWLASKRQELCEEIIKPLLMLIKPDSPVTLLQRVIYALITFCQFININPPTFILPALAHLLHHNDETIITDACHAFIYFQGSDEVIQEVVNAGVVPRLVALLQDREVAIVPCPNHCAIFSILRTIGNITSGTFDQAKAVVSAGAVTPLISFLGSHRDVAEEALFALSNIAGFGPELRNCVFEQGINRPLLSLIKPDSPDIKLLRMVTWTLCSLCHSHEESPLTVPVIQQLLTGLAHLSHHNNDDEILTAACKALSNLEMNIVENKKAAAIESDITALNALSSKTLAILERYLFPTELSNGESKLAPSTS
- the LOC124207462 gene encoding importin subunit alpha-1b-like isoform X3: MDSAEVLTNIASGTSDQAKAVVSAGAVAGIISMACSLDPRVAESAGCDLAWLASKRQELCEEIIKPLLMLIKPDSPVTLLQRVIYALITFCQFININPPTFILPALAHSPPTFILPALAHLLHHNDETIITDACHAFIYFQGSDEVIQEVVNAGVVPRLVALLQDREVAIVPCPNHCAIFSILRTIGNITSGTFDQAKAVVSAGAVTPLISFLGSHRDVAEEALFALSNIAGFGPELRNCVFEQGINRPLLSLIKPDSPDIKLLRMVTWTLCSLCHSHEESPLTVPVIQQLLTGLAHLSHHNNDDEILTAACKALSNLEMNIVENKKAAAIESDITALNALSSKTLAILERYLFPTELSNGESKLAPSTS
- the LOC124207462 gene encoding importin subunit alpha-2-like isoform X1, with amino-acid sequence MEMCKNYLTAAANLKIEGIVNDINSGDENEIITALRALKIFTKKCYWGKRGIHINADYSNVIPKLVQFLSSVDKPDLQMDSAEVLTNIASGTSDQAKAVVSAGAVAGIISMACSLDPRVAESAGCDLAWLASKRQELCEEIIKPLLMLIKPDSPVTLLQRVIYALITFCQFININPPTFILPALAHSPPTFILPALAHLLHHNDETIITDACHAFIYFQGSDEVIQEVVNAGVVPRLVALLQDREVAIVPCPNHCAIFSILRTIGNITSGTFDQAKAVVSAGAVTPLISFLGSHRDVAEEALFALSNIAGFGPELRNCVFEQGINRPLLSLIKPDSPDIKLLRMVTWTLCSLCHSHEESPLTVPVIQQLLTGLAHLSHHNNDDEILTAACKALSNLEMNIVENKKAAAIESDITALNALSSKTLAILERYLFPTELSNGESKLAPSTS
- the LOC124207462 gene encoding importin subunit alpha-5-like isoform X4 — its product is MEMCKNYLTAAANLKIEGIVNDINSGDENEIITALRALKIFTKKCYWGKRGIHINADYSNVIPKLVQFLSSVDKPDLQMDSAEVLTNIASGTSDQAKAVVSAGAVAGIISMACSLDPRVAESAGCDLAWLASKRQELCEEIIKPLLMLIKPDSPVTLLQRVIYALITFCQFININPPTFILPALAHSPPTFILPALAHLLHHNDETIITDACHAFIYFQGSDEVIQEVVNAGVVPRLVALLQDREVAIVPCPNHCAIFSILRTIGNITSGTFDQAKAVLLTGLAHLSHHNNDDEILTAACKALSNLEMNIVENKKAAAIESDITALNALSSKTLAILERYLFPTELSNGESKLAPSTS